Proteins encoded in a region of the Actinomycetota bacterium genome:
- the argC gene encoding N-acetyl-gamma-glutamyl-phosphate reductase, protein MTEKIRVAVLGASGYAGGELVRLLAGHRRAEVTFLAAKDSAGKTLAEVHPHLVSLPIAGNAMEPIEPDAIAGAADVVFSALPNGTSASLVPALLEAGLRVIDLAGDFRLPAEAYPEWYGFEHPAPALLEKAVYGVPELFGEQVEGAELIANPGCYATAAILGLAPLLGEGLIEPGAIRVDGKTGLSGAGKAANDSTIYTSTEESIRPYRVPTHQHTPEIERGLELATGVAPPVLFVPHLVPAVRGVLTTSYATLTEGTTTETLTEALTVAYAGRPFVRVLAPGAMADSKRVRGTNVIELQAVADARTGTAAIVGAVDNLVKGAAGQAIQNLNLALGLDEAEGLPTLAVYP, encoded by the coding sequence ATGACGGAGAAGATCCGTGTTGCTGTGCTCGGCGCGTCCGGCTACGCCGGCGGGGAGCTCGTGCGCCTGCTCGCGGGGCACCGGCGTGCCGAGGTCACGTTCCTGGCGGCCAAGGACTCCGCCGGGAAGACGCTCGCCGAGGTCCATCCTCACCTGGTATCGCTGCCGATCGCCGGGAACGCCATGGAGCCGATCGAGCCCGACGCGATCGCCGGGGCGGCCGACGTCGTGTTCTCGGCCCTGCCGAACGGCACGAGCGCCTCACTCGTGCCGGCGCTGCTCGAGGCCGGGCTCCGCGTGATCGACCTCGCGGGGGACTTTCGGCTCCCCGCCGAGGCGTACCCGGAGTGGTACGGCTTCGAGCATCCCGCGCCCGCGCTGCTCGAGAAGGCGGTGTACGGCGTGCCCGAGCTGTTCGGCGAGCAGGTCGAGGGTGCGGAGCTCATCGCGAACCCGGGTTGCTACGCGACCGCGGCGATCCTCGGCCTCGCACCACTGCTGGGTGAGGGACTGATCGAGCCCGGCGCGATCCGCGTCGACGGGAAGACAGGCCTGTCGGGCGCGGGCAAGGCGGCGAACGACTCCACGATCTACACGTCGACCGAGGAGAGCATCCGGCCCTACCGCGTGCCGACGCACCAGCACACGCCCGAGATCGAGCGGGGGCTGGAGCTCGCGACCGGCGTCGCTCCGCCCGTGCTGTTCGTTCCGCACCTCGTGCCGGCGGTGCGGGGCGTGCTCACGACGAGTTACGCGACGCTCACCGAAGGAACGACGACCGAGACGCTCACCGAGGCGCTCACGGTCGCGTATGCCGGGCGTCCGTTCGTGCGGGTGCTCGCGCCCGGGGCCATGGCCGATTCCAAGCGCGTGCGCGGCACGAACGTGATCGAGCTGCAGGCCGTCGCCGACGCCCGCACCGGCACGGCCGCGATCGTCGGTGCCGTGGACAACCTCGTGAAGGGCGCGGCCGGCCAGGCGATCCAGAACCTGAACCTCGCGCTGGGCCTCGACGAGGCGGAGGGTCTGCCGACCCTGGCGGTGTACCCGTGA
- a CDS encoding ankyrin repeat domain-containing protein, whose translation MASTSDGLFAAIEAGDVARVRAMVDDDPSLASARDAEGVSALMRARYRLDRRMIEVLQSRVTEMDLFESAAAGDLDRLTELLAYDPASIDGRSADGFTALHFAAFFGRPDAARLLVNHAADVDARGTGWMIGTPLHSAASGSHAEVVGVLLEAGADPNARQSGGWTPLHAAARGGDVTSVTLLLASGADPEATNDEGTSVLEMARGSGDVPTAAAITAALER comes from the coding sequence ATGGCAAGCACATCCGATGGGTTGTTCGCGGCGATCGAGGCGGGCGACGTCGCGCGGGTGCGGGCGATGGTGGACGACGACCCGTCGCTCGCGTCGGCGCGTGACGCCGAGGGCGTCTCTGCTCTGATGCGGGCGCGCTACCGGCTCGACCGGAGGATGATCGAAGTGCTGCAGTCGCGGGTAACGGAGATGGACCTGTTCGAGTCGGCCGCCGCCGGCGACCTCGACCGGCTCACCGAGCTGCTCGCCTACGACCCGGCCTCGATCGACGGGCGCAGCGCCGACGGCTTCACGGCATTGCACTTCGCCGCGTTCTTCGGCCGCCCGGACGCTGCACGGCTGCTCGTCAACCACGCGGCCGACGTCGACGCCCGCGGCACCGGCTGGATGATCGGCACTCCCTTACATTCCGCGGCGAGCGGCAGCCACGCCGAGGTCGTCGGCGTGTTGCTGGAAGCGGGCGCCGATCCGAACGCGAGGCAGTCGGGTGGGTGGACGCCGTTGCACGCGGCGGCACGAGGCGGCGACGTCACGAGCGTCACCCTGCTCCTCGCCTCGGGTGCCGACCCGGAAGCCACGAACGACGAGGGCACGAGCGTGCTCGAGATGGCGCGGGGGAGCGGCGATGTGCCCACGGCCGCGGCGATCACGGCCGCCCTGGAACGCTGA
- a CDS encoding phosphatase PAP2 family protein codes for MREGLDMHERPRRDGDLVRDPRRTLAIGVAMLCGVGLLAIVVASDVAEPPFLRGVDDAWRRTSLGWPGWIESLGEAFERLGAGVVMVPFRIAIAVWLAIRRRRWDLGAWLLGWVLADVITAVLKPGLARERPTAIDPEDPFTSFPSAHAKTAAQVAVGLVLVTSSPWRSRRPWGVLAVVWIVLMALSRTVVDHHWLSDVIAGSLLGAGAALLSAATLQLIRDDRARDRDTQLTGRSDERDT; via the coding sequence GTGCGCGAGGGCCTCGACATGCATGAGCGGCCGCGCCGGGACGGCGACCTGGTCCGAGATCCTCGCCGGACCTTGGCGATCGGCGTCGCGATGCTCTGCGGGGTCGGGCTGCTCGCGATCGTGGTCGCGTCCGACGTGGCCGAGCCGCCGTTCCTGCGGGGGGTCGACGACGCGTGGCGACGCACGTCGCTCGGCTGGCCCGGCTGGATCGAGTCGCTCGGCGAAGCGTTCGAGCGTCTCGGCGCCGGGGTGGTCATGGTGCCGTTCCGCATCGCGATCGCGGTCTGGCTCGCGATCCGTCGCCGTCGCTGGGACCTCGGGGCATGGTTGCTCGGCTGGGTCCTCGCCGACGTGATCACCGCGGTGCTCAAACCGGGACTCGCCCGGGAACGTCCGACCGCGATCGACCCCGAGGACCCGTTCACGTCGTTCCCGAGCGCACACGCGAAGACGGCCGCCCAGGTCGCGGTCGGCCTCGTGCTCGTGACCTCGAGCCCGTGGCGCTCCCGGCGGCCATGGGGCGTGCTCGCCGTCGTCTGGATCGTGCTGATGGCCCTCTCGCGCACGGTGGTGGACCACCACTGGCTCTCCGACGTGATCGCGGGATCGCTGCTCGGCGCGGGCGCTGCGCTCCTGTCGGCAGCGACGTTGCAGCTGATCCGAGACGACCGCGCCCGAGACCGGGACACCCAGCTCACCGGCCGTTCCGACGAGCGAGACACCTGA
- a CDS encoding MarR family transcriptional regulator, translated as MADRLHSAAIHLLRRLRVEDEALGISAPRLSALSVLVFAGPQRIGELAHLEQVEPPTMTRLVDGLERDGYVSRSPDPDDARAVRVEATERGRDAMLEGRRRRVEAFSTLLAGLPQRELAQLARGVAALEHALAVER; from the coding sequence GTGGCCGATCGGTTGCACTCGGCCGCGATCCACCTGTTGCGCCGCTTGCGCGTGGAGGACGAGGCACTGGGCATCTCCGCCCCGCGCCTGTCCGCGCTCTCGGTGCTCGTCTTCGCGGGACCGCAGCGCATCGGCGAGCTCGCGCACCTGGAGCAGGTCGAGCCGCCGACGATGACCCGACTCGTCGACGGCCTCGAGCGCGACGGTTACGTCTCCCGCTCCCCCGACCCCGACGACGCCCGCGCGGTCAGGGTCGAGGCGACCGAGCGCGGTCGCGACGCGATGCTGGAGGGTCGCAGGCGACGCGTGGAGGCGTTCAGCACCCTGCTGGCGGGCCTTCCGCAGCGGGAGCTCGCGCAGCTCGCCCGCGGCGTCGCGGCGCTGGAGCACGCGCTGGCCGTCGAGCGCTAG
- a CDS encoding PQQ-binding-like beta-propeller repeat protein — MCAVFGHLRATYDRHRQTTKRVALALLATALGLLVVGGAIRMLRAADQEPRPTAATGSPSAEWRATITGPVSGLAIDGGQLFVAGDQLTAFPVSCPVDADRCAPSWRGVVPDGPLSVPTVRDERVFVGSSEGQLYAFPSTCDGEGCSPEWVGVAGDGTVSQPAANFDLVYVTSDELYAFPVGCASEDLACPAAWSADVPGRPASGPPALGGGLVIVASSSTRGGVAAYPAVCGEDCRPVWTGRTDGPATSVAIGDGVAYAVARGQLMAFSLSCTGRCDPEWRAPFVPGAPFATGATSPPAVAGDRVLVGDDRGRLWVFAPTCDDPRCEPIGVYDLTSAPLFTPVVEGNRAVVTSQAGTIFRVNLACSAEGVGCRPTRARSLADPALAPAVIAPDATLAGTGHGSLEAFAW; from the coding sequence ATGTGCGCCGTGTTCGGCCACCTGCGAGCCACCTACGACCGGCATCGGCAGACGACGAAGCGCGTCGCCCTCGCGCTGCTCGCGACGGCGCTCGGCCTGCTCGTGGTCGGCGGTGCGATCCGGATGCTGCGCGCCGCCGACCAGGAACCCCGGCCGACGGCCGCGACCGGCAGCCCGTCCGCCGAGTGGCGCGCGACGATCACCGGCCCGGTCAGCGGCCTCGCGATCGACGGCGGGCAGCTCTTCGTGGCGGGTGATCAGCTCACCGCGTTCCCGGTCTCTTGCCCCGTCGACGCCGACCGGTGCGCCCCGAGCTGGCGCGGCGTGGTGCCGGACGGACCGCTCTCGGTGCCGACGGTCCGCGACGAGCGAGTCTTCGTGGGGTCCTCGGAAGGTCAGCTCTACGCGTTCCCCTCGACCTGTGACGGCGAAGGCTGTTCCCCGGAGTGGGTCGGCGTCGCGGGCGACGGCACCGTCTCCCAGCCGGCGGCGAACTTCGACCTCGTCTACGTCACGTCCGACGAGCTCTACGCCTTCCCCGTGGGATGCGCGAGCGAGGACCTCGCATGTCCTGCCGCGTGGAGCGCCGACGTGCCGGGGCGGCCCGCGTCGGGGCCGCCGGCGCTCGGCGGCGGTCTCGTGATCGTGGCGTCCTCGTCGACGCGCGGCGGCGTTGCCGCCTATCCCGCGGTCTGTGGCGAGGATTGCCGGCCGGTGTGGACAGGCCGCACCGACGGCCCCGCGACGTCGGTCGCGATCGGCGACGGTGTCGCGTACGCGGTGGCGCGCGGGCAACTGATGGCGTTCTCCCTGTCGTGCACGGGACGATGCGACCCGGAGTGGCGGGCGCCGTTCGTGCCGGGTGCGCCGTTCGCGACCGGGGCGACGAGCCCTCCGGCGGTCGCGGGCGACCGAGTGCTCGTCGGCGACGATCGTGGACGTCTCTGGGTGTTCGCACCGACCTGCGACGACCCTCGATGTGAGCCGATCGGCGTCTACGACCTGACGTCGGCACCGCTGTTCACGCCGGTGGTCGAGGGCAACCGCGCAGTCGTGACCTCGCAGGCCGGCACGATCTTCAGGGTGAACCTCGCCTGTTCAGCCGAGGGGGTCGGGTGCCGTCCCACCCGCGCGCGCTCGCTCGCCGATCCTGCGCTGGCCCCCGCCGTGATCGCGCCCGACGCCACGCTCGCGGGGACGGGCCACGGGTCCCTGGAAGCCTTCGCGTGGTAG
- the rmuC gene encoding DNA recombination protein RmuC: MSEQIGFVLLAVVCGLVAGVALAGRRRPTEDGVAAADPATARMEARLEVQAAELRRLADTAAARDLAAEQLRAGVEGARRALQELTVREQERREADADQREVIRRLSTVLAGGASKGRAGEHVLRDHLSALPPTMLVTDFRVGGKVVEFGLLLSDGRRLPIDSKWTALAELEALEAAPEGVERDACARAVEKAVASRAREVSQYLDPAVTAPVAVAAVPDAAYEGLRRAHADAYVHGVVIVPYSTALPIVLFLYALVQRFGDAADVQASLAEVGAVLDSLEAVVENRFARAGTMITNGADEFRSQLGKARGSIARARASTIEPDADAPLGDDGGPLSVVR; encoded by the coding sequence GTGAGCGAGCAGATCGGTTTCGTGCTGCTGGCGGTCGTGTGCGGACTCGTCGCCGGCGTGGCTCTGGCGGGCAGGCGCCGCCCGACCGAGGACGGAGTGGCGGCGGCCGACCCGGCCACGGCGCGCATGGAGGCCCGCCTCGAGGTACAGGCCGCCGAGCTGCGGCGCCTCGCCGACACCGCCGCCGCACGCGACCTCGCCGCCGAGCAGCTGCGTGCCGGCGTCGAGGGCGCGCGTCGCGCGCTGCAGGAGCTCACCGTCCGTGAGCAGGAACGGCGCGAGGCCGACGCGGACCAGCGAGAGGTGATCCGTCGGCTCTCGACGGTCCTGGCCGGCGGCGCATCGAAAGGACGCGCCGGCGAGCACGTCCTCCGCGACCATCTGTCGGCGCTCCCACCCACGATGCTCGTCACCGACTTCCGGGTCGGAGGGAAGGTCGTGGAGTTCGGGCTGCTGCTGTCCGACGGCCGGCGGCTGCCCATCGACTCGAAGTGGACGGCACTCGCCGAGCTCGAGGCCCTCGAGGCGGCGCCCGAAGGGGTGGAGCGGGACGCGTGTGCGCGGGCGGTCGAGAAGGCCGTCGCCTCGCGGGCCCGCGAGGTCTCGCAGTATCTCGATCCTGCCGTGACGGCGCCGGTCGCCGTGGCCGCCGTGCCCGACGCAGCCTACGAGGGGCTGCGTCGCGCGCACGCCGACGCCTACGTGCACGGAGTCGTGATCGTGCCGTACTCGACGGCCCTGCCGATCGTGCTGTTCCTCTACGCCCTCGTGCAGCGCTTCGGCGACGCCGCCGACGTGCAGGCGAGCCTCGCCGAGGTGGGCGCCGTGCTCGACTCGCTCGAGGCCGTGGTCGAGAACCGATTCGCGCGCGCCGGCACGATGATCACGAACGGCGCCGACGAGTTCCGCTCGCAGCTCGGCAAGGCGCGCGGCTCGATCGCGCGCGCCCGAGCCTCGACGATCGAGCCCGACGCCGACGCGCCGCTCGGCGACGATGGCGGTCCGTTGTCCGTCGTGCGCTGA
- a CDS encoding carbonic anhydrase, protein MSFRDEALEANAVYAAGFPVGDRQAPPTRRVAVLACMDARLRPEDALGLSLGEAHVIRNAGGRVTDDVVRSLVLSSAVLGTRQAVVIHHTDCGLLGASDAALRARVTQVTGEDVGDLGFLPFDDAHGALIDDVRAIENDRRLTFGSVNGFLYDVTTGRLREVSPG, encoded by the coding sequence GTGAGCTTCCGCGACGAGGCGCTCGAGGCCAACGCGGTCTACGCGGCGGGCTTTCCCGTCGGCGACCGGCAGGCCCCGCCGACGCGGCGGGTCGCCGTGCTGGCGTGCATGGATGCCCGCCTGCGCCCCGAGGACGCGCTCGGGCTCTCGCTCGGTGAGGCCCACGTGATCCGCAACGCCGGTGGGCGGGTCACCGACGACGTGGTGCGGTCGTTGGTGCTGTCCTCGGCGGTGCTCGGCACGCGGCAGGCGGTCGTGATCCATCACACGGACTGCGGTCTGCTGGGCGCGAGCGACGCGGCGTTGCGTGCGCGCGTGACCCAGGTCACCGGGGAGGACGTCGGCGACCTCGGCTTCCTGCCGTTCGACGACGCCCACGGCGCCCTGATCGACGACGTGCGGGCGATCGAGAACGACCGGCGGCTGACCTTCGGATCCGTGAACGGCTTCCTGTACGACGTGACCACGGGGCGGCTGCGCGAGGTCTCGCCGGGCTAG
- the argJ gene encoding bifunctional glutamate N-acetyltransferase/amino-acid acetyltransferase ArgJ: protein MSVTYPLGFRAAGVTAGVKPSGLPDLGLLVGDPGTTAAALFTTNGVAAAPIEVGRDRLARGRIRAVLVNSGQANAATGARGIDDALATSAEVASLLDAQPDEVLPSSTGVIGEPLHVEQMRAATPALVGALSPDGGEQFAHAIMTTDTVDKQASADAGAVRVGGCAKGVGMIAPNLATMLAFVTTDALVAADDLRAIATERLAPRFNALTVDGCTSTNDTVLLLASGAEPGDDVVVPGSSAWDDLVGAIDAVGESLVSQLIADGEGVTHVMIVDVEGAANDDDARRVAKAVADSPLVKTAVFGADPNPGRFLQAAGAAGVSVDPGLLDVSIGGVALAVGGVIPPSYFEPASPIADEARAAMKEAEIAVRVRLGEGPGRSRAYGCDLSYEYVRINGEYTT, encoded by the coding sequence GTGAGCGTCACGTATCCGCTGGGGTTCCGCGCCGCGGGTGTCACGGCCGGCGTCAAGCCGAGCGGGCTGCCCGATCTGGGACTGCTCGTGGGCGACCCCGGCACGACGGCCGCGGCGCTGTTCACCACGAACGGCGTGGCGGCCGCGCCGATCGAGGTCGGGAGAGACCGCCTCGCGCGCGGCCGCATCAGAGCGGTGCTCGTGAACAGCGGCCAGGCCAACGCTGCCACGGGCGCTCGAGGGATCGACGATGCCCTCGCGACGAGCGCCGAGGTCGCGTCGCTCCTCGATGCCCAGCCCGACGAGGTGCTGCCGAGCTCGACGGGTGTGATCGGCGAGCCGCTGCACGTCGAGCAGATGCGCGCGGCGACGCCGGCGCTGGTCGGGGCGCTTTCACCGGACGGCGGCGAGCAGTTCGCCCACGCGATCATGACGACCGATACCGTGGACAAGCAGGCCTCGGCCGACGCGGGGGCGGTCCGGGTGGGCGGGTGCGCCAAGGGGGTCGGCATGATCGCGCCGAATCTCGCCACCATGCTCGCCTTCGTGACGACCGACGCGCTCGTGGCCGCCGACGATCTGCGAGCGATCGCGACCGAGCGGCTCGCACCACGGTTCAACGCGCTCACGGTCGACGGGTGCACCTCGACGAACGACACGGTGCTGCTGCTCGCGAGCGGCGCGGAGCCCGGCGACGACGTCGTGGTGCCCGGTTCCTCCGCCTGGGACGACCTCGTCGGCGCGATCGACGCCGTGGGCGAGTCCCTCGTCTCCCAGCTGATCGCCGACGGCGAGGGCGTGACCCACGTGATGATCGTCGACGTCGAGGGCGCCGCGAACGACGACGACGCTCGCCGGGTCGCGAAGGCCGTGGCCGACTCGCCACTCGTCAAGACGGCGGTGTTCGGCGCCGACCCGAACCCTGGACGCTTCCTCCAGGCCGCCGGCGCCGCCGGTGTGTCGGTCGACCCCGGCCTGCTCGACGTGTCGATCGGCGGCGTGGCGCTGGCGGTCGGCGGCGTGATCCCGCCGTCGTACTTCGAGCCCGCATCACCCATCGCCGACGAGGCCCGCGCCGCGATGAAGGAAGCCGAGATCGCCGTGCGCGTGCGTCTGGGCGAGGGGCCGGGCAGGAGCCGCGCCTACGGCTGCGACCTGAGCTACGAGTACGTGCGCATCAACGGGGAGTACACGACATGA
- a CDS encoding C45 family peptidase produces MTPPPRIDVIRVSAPNHLEVGRQLGETARDRIHAEAVHVFDDLPAGRTVEEQRALAREYLAFTEPRLPWLVEELEGIAEAAGIDPLDLFAASIEELWYEPRRKATQGRCSDVVAGPSATADGHLLVGHTNDLRPAAEEHIVAIEKQVAGDPTIFQLGGVPWLSVGWNSAGLSLTGNELSPNDEQLGISRSHQVLEMMRARTLDEMVSMSLRHDRASSYNNVLTSADDGVANVEGSATDAEVTGLDDAGHLVHTNHYVCNRMLPFEGDPAYAEHSAIRYGRARELIAARPPGSVTAATMREILSDHETKPDSICRHPEFGRPNEKTVFWCVADVTVGRIIFGRGNPCDSDAQEYIFAEYPCR; encoded by the coding sequence GTGACCCCTCCGCCACGCATCGACGTCATCCGGGTCTCCGCACCGAACCACCTCGAGGTGGGTCGCCAGCTCGGGGAGACCGCCCGCGACCGTATCCATGCCGAGGCGGTACACGTCTTCGACGACCTGCCCGCGGGGCGCACGGTCGAGGAGCAGCGCGCCCTGGCGAGGGAGTACCTCGCGTTCACCGAGCCGCGGCTCCCCTGGCTCGTCGAGGAGCTGGAAGGCATCGCGGAAGCCGCGGGCATCGACCCGCTCGACCTCTTCGCGGCCTCGATCGAGGAGCTCTGGTACGAACCGCGCCGGAAGGCGACGCAGGGCCGGTGCAGCGACGTCGTGGCCGGACCGAGCGCGACCGCCGACGGCCACCTGCTCGTCGGCCACACGAACGACCTGCGCCCCGCCGCCGAGGAGCACATCGTCGCGATCGAGAAGCAGGTCGCGGGCGACCCGACGATCTTCCAGCTCGGCGGCGTGCCGTGGCTCTCCGTCGGCTGGAACTCGGCCGGGCTCTCACTCACCGGCAACGAGCTCTCGCCCAACGACGAGCAGCTCGGCATCTCACGCTCCCATCAGGTGCTCGAGATGATGCGGGCCCGCACCCTCGACGAGATGGTGTCGATGTCGCTGCGACACGACCGCGCGTCGAGCTACAACAACGTGCTCACGAGCGCCGACGACGGCGTCGCCAACGTCGAGGGAAGCGCCACCGACGCCGAGGTCACGGGCCTCGATGACGCGGGGCACCTCGTGCACACGAACCACTACGTCTGCAACCGGATGCTCCCGTTCGAAGGCGACCCCGCCTACGCGGAGCACTCCGCGATCCGGTACGGACGGGCACGCGAACTGATCGCCGCTCGGCCACCGGGCTCGGTCACGGCCGCGACGATGCGCGAGATCCTGAGCGACCACGAGACGAAGCCGGATTCGATCTGTCGCCACCCGGAGTTCGGTCGACCGAACGAGAAGACGGTCTTCTGGTGCGTCGCCGACGTCACCGTCGGTCGCATCATCTTCGGCCGCGGGAACCCGTGCGACTCCGATGCGCAGGAGTACATCTTCGCCGAGTATCCCTGCCGCTGA
- a CDS encoding transaminase, with the protein MSARGIDPAKVAELKAREDSRFIETHPRCIETWHRAERVMPNGVPMSWLRTSYDHPPLWVDDAKGARFRDVDGNEYADFNIADMSMFGGYGPEPVVEAVSRRIAAGSQFLLPNEDSIWVAEELGRRYGLPRWQFTLSATHANLETIRVARVMTGREKVLFFGGKYHGHFDEGLVAVEDGRLVPEEAGLPRDVTDKVVMVPFNDARALRSALQTREIAIVTTEPALTNAIGLLVPEPGFHEAVRAATRETGTLLCYDETHTQVVGPGGLTAMWSLQPDIVSIGKSIAGGVPLGAYGMTDEVAETLRRPAGRDDEKRVVATGGTLFGNPLSMAAAKATMGEVLTPEAYAHTQALGARLADGIEAAVSSAGLPWTTHRFWPRSGYTFTPTMPRDADEAYEALDVPLRRLIRVYLANRGVWEAIVGAGPTCAVPATEGDVDAYVGAFASLIGELTT; encoded by the coding sequence ATGAGCGCGCGCGGCATCGACCCCGCCAAGGTCGCGGAGCTGAAGGCACGCGAGGACTCCCGGTTCATCGAGACCCATCCGCGCTGCATCGAGACCTGGCACCGCGCCGAACGGGTGATGCCCAACGGCGTGCCGATGTCATGGCTCCGCACTTCCTACGATCACCCGCCGCTCTGGGTCGACGATGCCAAGGGGGCTCGGTTCCGAGACGTCGACGGCAACGAGTACGCCGACTTCAACATCGCCGACATGTCGATGTTCGGCGGCTACGGCCCCGAGCCGGTCGTCGAGGCGGTCTCCCGCCGCATCGCGGCCGGGTCGCAGTTCCTGCTGCCGAACGAGGACTCGATCTGGGTCGCGGAAGAGCTCGGACGACGGTACGGGCTCCCGCGATGGCAGTTCACGTTGAGCGCCACCCACGCGAACCTCGAGACCATCCGGGTGGCCAGGGTGATGACCGGGCGCGAGAAGGTGCTGTTCTTCGGCGGGAAGTACCACGGGCACTTCGACGAGGGCCTCGTCGCCGTCGAGGACGGCAGGCTCGTGCCCGAGGAAGCCGGGCTGCCGCGCGACGTCACGGACAAGGTCGTGATGGTGCCGTTCAACGACGCGCGGGCGCTGCGTTCCGCGCTCCAGACGCGCGAGATCGCGATCGTGACGACCGAGCCGGCGCTCACGAACGCGATCGGCCTACTCGTGCCCGAGCCCGGGTTCCACGAAGCGGTGCGCGCCGCGACCCGCGAGACCGGCACCCTGCTCTGCTACGACGAGACCCACACGCAGGTCGTCGGCCCAGGCGGACTCACCGCGATGTGGTCGCTGCAGCCCGACATCGTCTCGATCGGGAAGTCGATCGCCGGCGGCGTGCCGCTCGGGGCGTACGGCATGACCGACGAGGTCGCCGAGACGCTGCGCCGCCCTGCCGGCCGCGACGACGAGAAGCGGGTGGTGGCGACGGGCGGCACGCTGTTCGGCAACCCGCTGTCGATGGCGGCCGCGAAGGCCACGATGGGCGAGGTCCTCACGCCCGAGGCGTACGCGCACACGCAGGCGCTCGGCGCCCGCCTCGCCGACGGCATCGAGGCAGCGGTGTCGAGCGCCGGACTCCCCTGGACGACCCACCGCTTCTGGCCGCGCTCGGGCTATACGTTCACGCCGACGATGCCGCGCGATGCCGACGAGGCCTACGAGGCCCTCGACGTGCCGCTGCGGCGCCTGATCCGCGTGTACCTCGCGAACCGCGGCGTCTGGGAGGCGATCGTCGGCGCCGGCCCGACCTGCGCCGTGCCGGCCACCGAGGGTGACGTCGACGCCTACGTCGGCGCGTTCGCGTCGCTCATCGGGGAGCTGACGACGTGA